The Oleidesulfovibrio alaskensis DSM 16109 genome has a segment encoding these proteins:
- the polA gene encoding DNA polymerase I, producing the protein MSLKERLGLDKEPVYLIDGSAFIFRGFYAFQNMQRSDGLPTNALFIVLRILLKLLREEQPAYAAFFMDGKGPTFRHALYDQYKANRSATPEPLVQQLDPIRRGVRSLGIPLEVSDGCEADDCIASLAAKFKSERPVIIVGADKDLKQCIDDNVYLWDPGAKQEKLLDLAGFTEETGLSPSQWPDFQAVIGDSSDNIPGVPGVGPKTAAQIFAEFPTLEAIQENEKALKPGVQKKFAGQWDNIYLYRRLTTLDTGRCTSLALKDMTVQSVDADNAAAFLREFELRTLLRELPQSVPVRPARSGAAAMQQASLFGEPQAAPQIPSFSSADQLPAVSGTVALVPAEKGIAVAFNGNEYLYTGKPEDLAAHMAQTGAISRIIAPDVKALYRSHTSWRAIEVHRWFDLGLAAYLLNPEERDYSWTSLARRAEEFGIDAQTPATLALTLAQDAAARLEGVGLSALMEELEMPLIPVLADMELRGIRINRAEFSGFLAEVQKELDRLTQEVYAVAGGQFNIRSSQQLGELLFGTLGLKAGSKTKGGQASTSQAVLEKLAGKHPVIDTILEYRKLEKLRSTYLEPLPRLAQENDRIHTTFNQLATATGRLSSSQPNLQNIPVRGPMGQRMRRCFTAAPGNKLVAADYSQIELRVLAHVSADPTLIESFTRNEDIHSRTAGLLYDVTAADVTPDQRRNAKTINFGLIYGMGPQKLAQELKVTLNEAKEFIERYFSKLSHLKEFYDNVEQSAREHGFVTTLAGRRRLLPEIHSDNNQLRSQARRQAINTVVQGSAADIIKIAMLKAAADETLQQLNAALILQVHDELLLEAPQDVAEAAAKRLADIMSSVRPGGAALDVPLAVDYGIGDNWGQAH; encoded by the coding sequence ATGTCGCTCAAGGAACGCCTCGGCCTTGACAAGGAACCGGTCTACCTCATCGACGGTTCTGCATTTATCTTCCGCGGTTTCTACGCGTTTCAGAACATGCAGCGCTCCGACGGTCTGCCCACCAACGCCCTGTTCATCGTGCTGCGCATTCTTCTCAAGCTGCTGCGAGAAGAGCAGCCAGCCTACGCAGCTTTTTTCATGGACGGCAAAGGGCCCACTTTCCGCCATGCCCTGTACGACCAGTACAAAGCCAACCGCTCTGCAACGCCGGAACCTCTGGTACAGCAGCTGGACCCCATCCGCCGCGGAGTCCGCTCGCTGGGCATCCCTCTGGAAGTCTCGGACGGTTGCGAAGCCGACGACTGCATTGCCTCGCTGGCGGCAAAGTTCAAAAGCGAACGGCCAGTCATCATTGTGGGTGCCGACAAAGACTTGAAACAGTGCATCGACGACAACGTGTACCTGTGGGATCCGGGAGCAAAGCAGGAAAAACTGCTCGACCTTGCCGGCTTTACTGAGGAAACAGGACTTTCCCCGTCACAGTGGCCCGATTTTCAGGCGGTGATAGGTGATTCCAGCGACAATATTCCCGGTGTACCGGGTGTCGGCCCCAAAACAGCCGCCCAGATTTTTGCCGAATTTCCCACGCTGGAAGCCATTCAGGAAAACGAAAAGGCACTGAAGCCGGGTGTGCAGAAAAAATTTGCCGGTCAGTGGGACAACATATATCTGTACCGCCGCCTGACCACACTGGACACCGGCCGCTGCACAAGCCTTGCCCTCAAAGACATGACCGTGCAGTCAGTGGATGCAGACAACGCCGCGGCGTTCCTCAGAGAATTTGAGCTGCGCACACTGCTGCGGGAACTGCCTCAGAGCGTGCCGGTGCGTCCTGCCCGGTCCGGTGCAGCCGCCATGCAGCAGGCCTCGCTATTCGGAGAACCGCAGGCGGCCCCGCAGATTCCCTCATTCAGTTCCGCAGACCAGTTACCTGCCGTTTCGGGCACGGTCGCCCTTGTACCCGCCGAAAAAGGCATTGCCGTAGCCTTTAACGGCAACGAGTACCTGTACACCGGAAAACCGGAAGATCTGGCCGCCCATATGGCGCAGACCGGCGCAATCAGCCGGATCATCGCTCCCGACGTCAAGGCGCTCTACCGCAGCCATACGTCATGGCGGGCCATAGAGGTACACCGCTGGTTTGACCTCGGACTCGCGGCATACCTGCTGAACCCCGAAGAACGCGACTATTCATGGACAAGTCTTGCGCGCAGAGCCGAAGAATTCGGCATTGACGCACAGACACCCGCCACGCTGGCGCTGACGCTGGCACAGGATGCCGCAGCCCGGCTTGAAGGCGTAGGACTGAGCGCGCTGATGGAAGAGCTGGAAATGCCGCTTATTCCCGTGCTGGCAGACATGGAGCTGCGCGGCATACGCATCAACCGCGCAGAATTTTCAGGATTTCTTGCCGAAGTGCAGAAGGAGCTTGATCGGCTGACACAGGAAGTGTACGCCGTGGCCGGCGGCCAGTTCAACATCCGCTCATCGCAGCAGCTGGGCGAACTGCTGTTCGGCACGCTGGGACTTAAAGCAGGCAGCAAGACCAAAGGCGGTCAGGCATCCACCAGTCAGGCCGTACTGGAAAAACTGGCGGGCAAGCACCCTGTCATCGATACCATTCTGGAATACCGCAAGCTGGAAAAACTGCGCTCCACCTATCTGGAACCGCTGCCCAGACTGGCGCAGGAAAACGACCGCATACATACCACGTTCAACCAGCTGGCCACGGCCACAGGCAGACTTTCTTCAAGCCAGCCCAACCTGCAGAACATTCCCGTACGCGGTCCCATGGGACAACGCATGCGCCGCTGCTTCACCGCCGCTCCGGGCAACAAACTGGTGGCAGCGGACTATTCGCAGATTGAACTCCGTGTACTGGCACATGTCTCCGCAGACCCCACACTCATTGAATCGTTCACCCGCAATGAAGACATTCACAGCCGCACGGCAGGCCTGCTGTACGATGTGACCGCCGCGGACGTGACACCCGACCAGCGCCGCAATGCAAAAACCATCAACTTCGGGCTGATATACGGCATGGGCCCCCAGAAGCTGGCGCAGGAACTTAAAGTGACACTGAACGAAGCCAAAGAATTCATCGAACGGTATTTCAGCAAACTTTCGCACCTGAAAGAATTTTACGACAACGTGGAACAAAGTGCCCGCGAACACGGTTTTGTCACCACACTGGCGGGCCGCCGCAGGCTGCTGCCCGAAATCCATTCGGACAACAACCAGCTGCGGTCTCAGGCCCGCAGGCAGGCCATCAACACCGTGGTGCAGGGCAGTGCCGCCGATATCATAAAAATTGCCATGCTAAAGGCCGCAGCGGACGAAACCCTGCAGCAGCTGAACGCCGCGCTTATTCTGCAGGTGCATGACGAACTGCTGCTTGAAGCGCCTCAGGACGTCGCAGAAGCCGCAGCAAAACGTCTGGCAGACATCATGTCGTCCGTGCGTCCCGGCGGCGCGGCACTGGACGTTCCGCTGGCCGTGGATTACGGCATCGGCGACAACTGGGGTCAGGCGCACTAA
- the argC gene encoding N-acetyl-gamma-glutamyl-phosphate reductase, giving the protein MTTGATKAAPVRAGLVGATGYTGMELIRLLLGHHSMELVRVTSRAEAGKRLDDIYPFTQGTRYGGLAITEPDAEDLAAACDIAFLAVPHGAAMEMAAQLHSRGLKVVDLSADFRLHDSDVYEQWYNTGHTRTEMLGQAVYGLPELYAEQTRNATLVANPGCYPTSVILGLYPALKEGMILPNGIVIDAKSGATGAGRKASVPSLFCEVHDSFRAYGIGTHRHTPEIEQELSAIAGAPLTVSFNPHLLPVNRGILSTIYTTLQHEMSADDVQAIYENAYADKPWVRVLPKGSLPALRNVRGTMYCDMALVVDPRTHRLIIVSCIDNLCRGASGQALANANLMLGQPVNTGLDLAPLVP; this is encoded by the coding sequence ATGACCACTGGCGCCACCAAGGCAGCCCCCGTCCGCGCAGGTCTTGTGGGAGCTACCGGATACACCGGCATGGAGCTTATCCGCCTGCTTCTGGGACACCACAGCATGGAGCTGGTGCGGGTGACATCCCGCGCAGAAGCCGGAAAGCGGCTCGACGACATCTATCCTTTTACACAGGGCACCCGCTACGGCGGGCTTGCCATCACGGAACCGGATGCGGAAGACCTTGCCGCGGCCTGTGACATCGCCTTTCTGGCGGTACCCCACGGCGCCGCCATGGAGATGGCCGCACAGCTGCATTCACGCGGGCTGAAAGTGGTTGACCTTTCCGCCGACTTCCGTCTGCACGACAGCGATGTATATGAGCAGTGGTACAATACCGGCCACACCCGTACGGAAATGCTCGGACAGGCCGTCTACGGGCTGCCCGAACTGTATGCAGAACAGACCCGCAACGCCACGCTGGTGGCCAACCCCGGCTGTTACCCCACCTCTGTCATTCTGGGCCTGTACCCTGCCCTCAAAGAAGGAATGATTCTGCCCAACGGCATTGTCATCGACGCCAAGTCCGGCGCCACAGGGGCAGGGCGCAAGGCATCCGTGCCCTCGCTGTTCTGCGAAGTGCATGACTCCTTCCGTGCATACGGCATCGGCACCCACCGTCACACGCCGGAAATAGAACAGGAGCTTTCAGCCATTGCCGGCGCGCCGCTGACGGTATCCTTCAACCCGCACCTGCTGCCTGTCAACCGCGGCATACTGTCCACCATATACACCACGCTGCAGCACGAAATGAGTGCAGACGACGTGCAGGCCATCTATGAAAACGCCTACGCGGACAAACCATGGGTGCGCGTGCTGCCCAAAGGCAGTCTGCCCGCACTGCGCAATGTTCGCGGCACCATGTACTGCGACATGGCACTGGTGGTCGACCCGCGCACGCACCGCCTGATCATTGTTTCGTGCATTGACAACCTGTGCCGTGGTGCATCGGGGCAGGCTCTGGCCAATGCCAACCTCATGCTGGGCCAGCCGGTGAACACCGGCCTCGATCTGGCCCCGCTGGTTCCCTGA
- a CDS encoding pyridoxal-phosphate-dependent aminotransferase family protein yields the protein MLNKPRMLTPGPTPIPAAVRLAMAQDMIHHRKPAFKAVMAETQRLLRPLFGTAQPVLPLSCSGTGAMTAAVTNLFSAGEKVVVVEGGKFGQRWTEIARSHGLVPVVIEVPWGSAVTAQAVKQTLEQHGDAAGVLVQCSETSTGVMHPVREIAAVTRSAETLLVVDGISSVGLSPCPMDEWGVDCLLTGSQKGLMLPPGLALIALSERAWARTATVTPSCFYFNLRAERKNAEADQTLFTTPVSLIIGLRESLRMYEETGLEEVFRKQWALTQMARTGVSAMGLAPFVAADYGWGLTSIALPGGIDGTAVLAHAAQHYGVIMAGGQDHLKGRIIRMGHMGWVDWGDIAAGLHALAESYRACGGYIGCRDYIEQALQAYNEALLSYAENNPFA from the coding sequence ATGCTGAACAAGCCCAGAATGCTCACCCCCGGCCCCACGCCCATACCCGCCGCAGTGCGGCTGGCCATGGCGCAGGACATGATCCACCACCGCAAACCCGCGTTCAAAGCCGTCATGGCCGAAACCCAGCGGTTGCTCAGACCGCTTTTCGGCACTGCGCAGCCCGTACTGCCGCTGTCATGTTCCGGCACGGGCGCCATGACTGCCGCGGTCACCAACCTGTTTTCCGCCGGTGAAAAGGTGGTGGTGGTGGAAGGCGGCAAATTCGGCCAGCGCTGGACAGAAATTGCCCGCTCGCACGGTCTTGTACCCGTGGTCATCGAGGTGCCCTGGGGCAGTGCGGTAACCGCGCAGGCCGTCAAACAGACGCTGGAACAGCACGGCGATGCGGCGGGTGTGCTGGTGCAGTGCTCGGAAACATCCACCGGTGTCATGCATCCCGTCCGCGAGATAGCCGCCGTCACGCGCTCCGCCGAAACACTGCTGGTGGTGGACGGCATTTCCTCGGTGGGGCTTTCGCCCTGTCCCATGGACGAATGGGGAGTTGACTGTCTGCTCACCGGCTCGCAAAAAGGACTGATGCTGCCCCCCGGTCTGGCGCTCATCGCCCTGTCCGAGCGGGCCTGGGCCCGTACCGCCACGGTGACGCCCTCATGCTTTTACTTCAACCTGCGGGCTGAACGTAAAAATGCCGAAGCCGACCAGACGCTGTTCACAACGCCTGTCAGCCTGATAATCGGACTGCGCGAAAGTCTGCGCATGTACGAAGAAACAGGGCTGGAAGAGGTTTTCCGCAAGCAGTGGGCGCTCACACAGATGGCGCGCACCGGTGTAAGCGCCATGGGGCTTGCTCCCTTTGTGGCCGCGGACTACGGCTGGGGGCTGACCAGCATAGCACTGCCCGGAGGGATCGACGGCACTGCGGTGCTGGCCCATGCCGCGCAGCATTACGGCGTTATCATGGCCGGAGGACAGGACCACCTGAAGGGCCGTATCATACGCATGGGACACATGGGCTGGGTGGACTGGGGCGACATAGCCGCCGGCCTGCACGCACTGGCAGAAAGCTACCGCGCCTGCGGGGGCTACATAGGCTGCCGCGATTATATCGAACAGGCCTTGCAAGCCTACAACGAGGCATTACTCTCCTACGCAGAGAACAACCCGTTCGCCTGA
- a CDS encoding DUF1844 domain-containing protein — MSEAQEKSGCGCTGKTPEGQMPSVTFSTFILSLASSALVQLGEVPDPETGQTGENLLMARHSIDVLQMLQEKTRSCLDADEARLLEGLLYELRMKYVVKSR, encoded by the coding sequence ATGTCAGAAGCACAGGAAAAAAGCGGCTGCGGCTGCACCGGCAAAACCCCCGAAGGGCAGATGCCCTCCGTGACTTTTTCCACATTCATTCTTTCGCTGGCGTCCTCGGCGCTGGTGCAGCTGGGTGAAGTACCCGACCCCGAAACCGGACAGACCGGCGAAAACCTGCTTATGGCGCGCCACAGCATAGACGTGCTGCAGATGCTGCAGGAAAAAACGCGCAGCTGTCTGGATGCGGACGAGGCACGGCTGCTGGAAGGCCTGCTGTACGAACTGCGCATGAAATATGTTGTGAAATCGCGCTAA
- a CDS encoding class I SAM-dependent rRNA methyltransferase: MRRLYLKKGEERRLRIGHQWIFSNEVDTGKSPLHDFTPGENVTVCNSGGSPVASAYVNPSSVIAARVVSQQPDTPFDAGLLHRRITEALAMRQMIFDRPYYRMVFAEGDWLPGLIVDRYGDFLVAQLTTAGAEAAKPQITAVLKDVVRPRGLLYRNDSANRGMEGLKSYVEQAFGHIPDTLEIEENGVRFYAPLMEGQKTGWFYDQRINRRDFASFAQGKKVLDAFCYAGGFGVTAAAAGAAQTTFLDASPLALQTVEANAALNRVSGSVKTVAGDALETLARLRDQGRRYDVICVDPPAFIKRRKHQKQGLKAYQRVNELAMELAEDGGILMSCSCSQHLSADELRRVLNRAARRAGCRIQTLIQGHQGPDHPVHPAMPETNYLKTFTVRVNRTS; encoded by the coding sequence ATGAGACGACTGTACCTGAAGAAGGGCGAGGAGCGCCGCCTGCGCATCGGCCACCAATGGATTTTCAGCAACGAGGTGGACACAGGCAAAAGCCCTCTGCACGACTTCACCCCCGGAGAAAATGTAACCGTTTGCAACTCCGGCGGTTCTCCCGTTGCCTCGGCGTATGTCAACCCGTCATCGGTCATTGCGGCCCGCGTTGTTTCGCAGCAGCCCGACACGCCGTTTGATGCCGGACTGCTGCACAGACGCATAACGGAAGCTCTGGCCATGCGGCAGATGATTTTCGACAGACCATATTACCGCATGGTCTTTGCCGAAGGCGACTGGCTGCCCGGCCTCATCGTGGACCGGTACGGCGATTTTCTGGTGGCGCAGCTGACAACGGCAGGAGCCGAAGCCGCCAAACCGCAGATAACCGCGGTACTAAAAGATGTGGTCAGACCGCGCGGACTCCTGTACCGCAACGACAGTGCCAATCGCGGAATGGAAGGTCTGAAAAGCTATGTGGAACAAGCCTTCGGACACATTCCCGACACGCTGGAAATAGAAGAAAACGGAGTACGTTTTTACGCGCCGCTGATGGAAGGGCAGAAAACAGGCTGGTTTTATGACCAGCGCATCAACCGCAGAGACTTTGCCTCGTTCGCACAGGGCAAAAAGGTGCTGGATGCATTCTGCTATGCAGGCGGGTTCGGTGTGACCGCAGCGGCTGCCGGTGCCGCACAGACCACGTTTCTGGACGCCTCACCGCTTGCGCTGCAGACAGTGGAAGCCAACGCAGCCCTTAACCGCGTCAGCGGCAGTGTAAAGACAGTGGCCGGAGACGCGCTGGAAACACTTGCCAGACTGCGCGATCAGGGCCGCCGCTACGATGTCATCTGTGTTGACCCGCCGGCGTTCATCAAACGTCGCAAGCACCAGAAGCAGGGGCTAAAGGCGTACCAGCGCGTAAACGAGCTGGCCATGGAACTGGCAGAAGACGGCGGCATCCTGATGAGCTGCTCCTGTTCGCAGCATCTTTCCGCCGACGAGCTGCGACGCGTGCTCAACCGCGCCGCCCGCCGGGCAGGCTGCCGCATTCAGACGCTCATTCAGGGACATCAGGGCCCGGACCACCCTGTTCATCCGGCCATGCCGGAAACGAATTATCTGAAAACATTCACCGTGCGGGTCAACCGCACAAGCTGA